A region of Triplophysa dalaica isolate WHDGS20190420 chromosome 20, ASM1584641v1, whole genome shotgun sequence DNA encodes the following proteins:
- the LOC130408812 gene encoding zona pellucida sperm-binding protein 3-like, which produces MGLWQVGFGVAIVLAVSMSDAQWRGRSVQTPKPRTFRPRSQMQVPQKSETRMPPFHQTNNPMLVPQSFPSQFSMQTPGMVGGKPGQDPVGVQSKQLLQGPVKKLTWTFPGLPEEPLQPEIPFELRDPISPNSVGAQCRENSVYVEVMEDFFGTGKQLLASGFAMGGCGPIGQDDDARVLIFESELHGCGSMITVTEDSLVYTFTLVYSPQEVSGVPIFRSSGASVSIECHYPRMHNVSSNALVPAWVPYAATKVAEERLAFSLKLMTDEWQFERPSNQYFLGDIVNIEASVKTYNHVPIRVFVDSCIATASPDVNSDPRYAFIENNGCLVDAKFTGSSSRYLPRTQIDKLQFQLEAFRFHQVNSGLVYITCILKAVPVATPTNPAQKACSFSPNGWVSVDESDQVCGCCDSTCSSSSASDQVLRELRWEQASVGPLNVKEFGFDRLI; this is translated from the exons ATGGGGTTGTGGCAAGTTGGATTTGGCGTGGCGATTGTTCTTGCAGTTAGCATGTCTGATGCACAATGGCGAGGAAGATCGGTGCAAACTCCGAAACCTCGTACATTTAGGCCTCGGTCACAAATGCAAGTTCCTCAGAAGAGTGAAACCAGGATGCCTCCGTTTCACCAGACCAACAACCCCATGCTTGTGCCACAGAGTTTTCCTTCTCAGTTTTCAATGCAGACTCCTGGTATGGTTGGTGGAAAGCCCGGTCAAGATCCTGTCGGTGTTCAGTCTAAACAGCTTTTGCAGGGTCCGGTGAAAAAACTGACATGGACCTTTCCAGGACTGCCAGAAGAACCGTTACAGCCAGAGATTCCTTTTGAGCTGCGTGACCCCATTTCTCCCAACAGTGTAGGGGCTCAGTGCCGTGAGAACTCTGTGTATGTGGAAGTGATGGAGGACTTCTTTGGGACTGGAAAACAACTATTGGCCTCTGGTTTTGCAATGGGAGGCTGTGGACCAATAGGGCAGGATGATGATGCTCGAGTGCTCATCTTTGAGTCAGAACTGCATGGATGTGGTAGCATGATAACG GTGACCGAAGACTCTCTCGTTTATACCTTCACCCTGGTCTATAGTCCCCAAGAGGTTTCAGGTGTTCCTATTTTCAGGAGTAGTGGTGCTTCTGTCAGTATTGAGTGTCACTATCCAAG AATGCATAATGTGAGCAGCAATGCCCTGGTGCCTGCTTGGGTACCATATGCAGCTACTAAGGTTGCAGAAGAGCGCTTGGCCTTCTCCCTCAAGCTTATGACTG ACGAGTGGCAGTTTGAGAGACCTTCAAACCAGTACTTCCTGGGTGACATCGTGAATATTGAGGCCTCTGTGAAGACGTACAACCACGTACCTATCCGTGTGTTTGTGGACAGTTGCATAGCCACTGCGTCCCCTGATGTGAACTCTGACCCCAGATACGCATTCATTGAGAATAATGG GTGCCTGGTTGATGCAAAGTTCACGGGCTCGAGCTCTCGCTACCTCCCTCGAACTCAGATTGATAAACTGCAGTTTCAGCTGGAGGCTTTCAGGTTCCATCAAGTGAACAGTGGGCTG GTctacatcacatgcattttgaaGGCGGTTCCTGTAGCCACTCCAACAAATCCTGCGCAGAAGGCTTGCTCGTTCTCTCCTAATGG GTGGGTGTCTGTTGATGAATCTGATCAGGTGTGTGGCTGCTGTGACTCAACCTGTAGCAGCAGTAGTGCAAGCGATCAGGTTCTTCGAG AGCTACGGTGGGAGCAAGCATCTGTTGGGCCCCTCAATGTGAAGGAATTTGGCTTCGATCGACTAATTTGA